The Desulfitobacterium chlororespirans DSM 11544 genome contains a region encoding:
- a CDS encoding SLC13 family permease, translating to MAVNVNTPKFNNVALTKYYVHIAVFAFLLFGFSIVVPPIEPITAMGMKILGVFLGTVYAWLFIDVLWPSLISMVVLGFTGYAKIGRIFAEGFGSDIFLTLFFIFIFAAYLEETGINRYFATWLITRKFVVGKPWRLIAMIFVAAYLIATVMGVYAAILVLWTIVYNIAETVGLKRKDRLLGFILVGIANVVMLGWGVFPFTPFPLQGLTLLAKSTGVDVNLGVYLLYMIPISVITLVAYLLGGKYIFKLDTKALENCDYTLNLKIEPLTKEQRIAILFTIVFVLALFAPQVVPKSTAVGAFLAQLPNPAIISIILVVICLIKNKSNEHLTSFQRLATSGSNWRILILMACTVPLGNALEIKEAGLMQALTNSLAPILSNLSPFVFYALSFLIAIVITQFVHNVVLLTIMTPILTTLAVSIGANPVIVTMGLILAIMAAIATPGASSRAALVFGNTEWIATRDAYIFGIWAVVSGYLVVLACGIPWGMLLF from the coding sequence ATGGCAGTCAATGTCAATACTCCAAAGTTTAATAATGTTGCTTTAACTAAATATTATGTTCATATAGCAGTGTTCGCTTTTTTACTGTTTGGATTTTCTATTGTGGTGCCTCCGATTGAACCAATAACAGCAATGGGCATGAAAATTCTGGGAGTGTTTTTAGGGACGGTCTATGCTTGGCTGTTTATCGATGTTCTTTGGCCAAGCTTAATATCCATGGTTGTATTGGGGTTCACTGGTTATGCTAAAATTGGCCGTATATTTGCTGAAGGCTTCGGCAGTGATATTTTTCTGACCCTGTTCTTCATTTTTATTTTTGCAGCGTATCTTGAAGAAACAGGAATCAACAGATATTTCGCGACATGGCTGATTACACGCAAGTTTGTCGTCGGGAAGCCCTGGCGCCTGATTGCGATGATATTTGTAGCCGCATATCTGATAGCTACCGTTATGGGGGTTTATGCGGCAATTCTTGTATTATGGACGATTGTTTATAATATCGCAGAAACAGTAGGGTTGAAAAGGAAAGACCGCTTATTGGGATTTATTTTAGTGGGGATTGCCAACGTTGTCATGCTGGGTTGGGGAGTGTTTCCCTTTACACCCTTCCCGTTGCAGGGGCTGACGTTGCTGGCAAAATCAACGGGTGTGGATGTCAATCTTGGCGTCTATTTGCTGTATATGATTCCTATTTCAGTCATTACTTTGGTTGCGTACCTCTTGGGCGGAAAGTATATTTTTAAATTAGATACGAAGGCTCTGGAAAACTGTGACTATACTCTTAATCTAAAAATAGAGCCATTAACAAAGGAACAAAGAATTGCCATTCTTTTTACGATAGTTTTTGTATTGGCATTATTTGCGCCCCAAGTTGTCCCTAAGAGCACAGCCGTTGGCGCATTTCTTGCCCAATTACCGAATCCGGCGATAATTTCCATAATTTTGGTGGTGATCTGTCTAATAAAAAATAAAAGCAATGAGCATCTGACCAGCTTTCAGAGATTGGCAACAAGTGGTTCGAATTGGCGTATCCTGATTTTAATGGCCTGTACAGTTCCTTTAGGTAATGCATTGGAAATTAAAGAAGCGGGGTTGATGCAGGCGCTTACCAACTCCCTGGCTCCTATATTGAGCAATCTTTCTCCATTTGTATTTTATGCACTGAGCTTTCTCATCGCGATTGTTATTACTCAGTTTGTTCACAACGTTGTCTTGTTAACCATAATGACGCCGATTCTCACAACACTGGCGGTTTCCATTGGCGCTAATCCGGTGATTGTAACCATGGGCTTAATCTTAGCAATTATGGCAGCAATTGCCACTCCCGGCGCATCCAGCAGAGCAGCATTGGTATTTGGCAATACAGAATGGATTGCGACGAGGGATGCTTATATTTTTGGGATTTGGGCGGTAGTAAGCGGTTATCTTGTTGTTTTAGCATGTGGTATTCCTTGGGGGATGCTTTTATTTTAA
- a CDS encoding alkaline phosphatase family protein: MKRKAMSDKILVLGLDGMDPSLALKFVNKGSMPNLKKLMEQGAQRADLRMLGAMPTITPAQWTTLATGAYPETHGITDFWNQSKEDLSEIVYSLDSGMCQAEQLWNCFAEAGKKTLVWHWPGSSWPPTSDSKNLFVVDGAQPAAVNMSVANVDGEKMVFAANNVNKVGYKPCSTDDTGAGCVIQDLPEEDSAGGSFLLERHKKKTVKNLFMSLEEGAAGLDNLPYDRVVSPIKEAEGWAHAPAGAKEFYFVTSNGLVRRPALILKNESGVYDSIALYRSKKDENPFASMKEKEFAFTVVDDCNVNGEQIPCARSYKPMEIAPDGSRVRMWMSTAFDIANDVRWSPKSMYQDVISNVGYVPPFCQLGGSNFENCRELLNPVWAHYVQWQADALNYLIKEQGIEVVFSHIHFIDHQGHQYWNYALEKEGVGNEEGYQGLIEKVYQDADRYIGEFMYLLDEDWTIFITSDHGLQIHYEELPLLGDGMGCNIRVMQELGYTVLKKDENGQELREIDWEQTRAVATRSSYIWVNLKGRNSTGIVDPKDKQALEEKIIDDLYNYRHPKSGKRVVGIALRNKDAQVLGLSGDETGDIVYMCKEGCCREHGESMSTYDGYFDTSISPIFVAAGKGLKKGFTTTRVIRQVDFAPTLAILGGVKIPAHCEGAPAYQILAEEL, translated from the coding sequence GTGAAAAGAAAGGCAATGTCAGACAAAATTTTAGTGTTAGGTCTGGATGGTATGGATCCAAGCCTGGCTCTGAAATTTGTCAACAAGGGCTCCATGCCGAATTTGAAAAAGCTTATGGAGCAAGGGGCTCAAAGAGCAGATCTGCGCATGCTGGGCGCCATGCCGACCATTACGCCTGCCCAATGGACGACATTGGCAACCGGGGCCTACCCGGAAACTCACGGAATCACAGACTTCTGGAATCAGAGTAAAGAAGATCTTTCCGAGATTGTTTATTCCTTGGATTCCGGCATGTGCCAGGCGGAACAACTTTGGAATTGTTTTGCAGAGGCCGGCAAGAAAACCCTTGTTTGGCACTGGCCGGGGTCAAGCTGGCCTCCGACTTCAGACAGCAAAAACTTATTTGTTGTGGACGGAGCCCAGCCGGCGGCTGTCAACATGAGTGTGGCTAATGTTGACGGTGAGAAAATGGTATTCGCTGCCAACAATGTGAACAAAGTCGGATATAAACCTTGCTCTACGGATGATACCGGGGCAGGGTGTGTGATTCAGGACTTGCCGGAAGAGGATAGTGCCGGAGGATCGTTTCTTCTTGAACGCCACAAGAAGAAAACGGTAAAAAATTTATTTATGAGTTTAGAAGAAGGGGCGGCCGGATTGGATAATCTCCCCTATGACAGAGTGGTAAGTCCGATCAAAGAGGCCGAAGGCTGGGCTCACGCTCCGGCAGGGGCCAAAGAATTTTATTTTGTAACCTCTAATGGGTTAGTGAGAAGACCGGCATTAATCTTGAAGAACGAATCCGGGGTCTATGACAGCATCGCCCTTTATCGCTCCAAAAAAGATGAGAACCCCTTCGCCTCCATGAAAGAAAAGGAATTTGCCTTTACGGTTGTGGATGATTGTAATGTCAATGGTGAGCAAATTCCCTGTGCAAGAAGCTACAAGCCTATGGAAATTGCTCCGGATGGTTCCCGGGTAAGAATGTGGATGAGCACAGCCTTTGATATTGCCAATGATGTAAGATGGTCGCCGAAATCCATGTATCAAGATGTTATCAGCAATGTCGGTTATGTTCCGCCCTTCTGCCAGCTTGGCGGTTCTAATTTTGAAAATTGCCGGGAGCTGTTAAATCCGGTCTGGGCCCACTATGTACAATGGCAGGCCGATGCCCTGAATTACCTGATTAAAGAGCAGGGCATCGAAGTCGTGTTCTCCCATATCCACTTTATTGATCATCAAGGGCATCAGTACTGGAATTATGCCCTGGAAAAAGAAGGGGTAGGGAACGAAGAAGGGTACCAGGGGCTGATCGAAAAAGTGTATCAGGATGCAGACCGTTATATCGGCGAGTTTATGTACCTGCTCGATGAGGATTGGACGATTTTCATCACCTCCGACCATGGGCTGCAAATCCATTACGAAGAGCTGCCCTTATTGGGAGACGGTATGGGCTGCAATATCAGGGTGATGCAGGAGCTGGGCTATACTGTCCTGAAGAAAGATGAGAACGGCCAGGAGTTAAGGGAAATCGACTGGGAGCAAACAAGAGCTGTGGCGACGAGAAGCAGTTATATTTGGGTTAATTTGAAAGGAAGAAATTCCACAGGAATAGTTGATCCAAAAGATAAACAAGCGCTTGAAGAAAAGATTATCGATGATTTATATAATTATAGGCATCCCAAATCGGGGAAAAGAGTCGTTGGCATTGCCTTGAGAAATAAAGATGCTCAGGTCCTGGGATTAAGCGGAGACGAAACAGGCGATATCGTTTATATGTGCAAGGAGGGCTGCTGCCGGGAGCATGGAGAAAGCATGTCCACCTATGACGGGTATTTCGATACTTCGATTTCCCCTATTTTTGTGGCGGCCGGTAAAGGGTTGAAAAAAGGCTTCACAACGACCCGGGTTATTCGTCAGGTTGATTTTGCTCCTACCCTGGCTATTTTGGGGGGAGTGAAGATCCCGGCTCACTGCGAAGGGGCGCCGGCTTATCAAATTTTAGCGGAAGAGCTGTAG
- the carB gene encoding carbamoyl-phosphate synthase large subunit translates to MPKREDIKKIMIIGSGPIVIGQAAEFDYSGTQACKALKNLGYEVVLVNSNPATIMTDAGTADATYIEPLNVQRITEIIEKERPDALLPNLGGQSGLNLSSELAKAGVLDHYGVKVIGVQLDAIERGEDRIAFKETMERLGIDMPQSSPAYTVEEAERIAQELGYPVVIRPAYTLGGTGGGLVYNVEELRTIVNRGISASMIGQVLVEESVLGWEELELEVVRDSKNQMITVCFIENIDAIGVHTGDSFCSAPMLTISQDLQKRLQKYAYSIVEAIEVIGGTNVQFAHDPKTDRVVIIEINPRTSRSSALASKATGFPIALISSLLAAGLTLDEIPYWREGTLDKYTPWGDYVVIKFARWAFEKFKGVEDKLGTQMRAVGEVMSIGKNYKEAFQKAIRSLEIGRYGLGFAKDFNAKTLPELLELLKTPTSERHFMMYEALRQGADPADLAAITYVKTWFIEQMKELVDLEEKILKHQGRELPAELLIQAKKDGFADRYLAQLLASSETEVRRQRLGLGLTQAWDAVPVSGVNNAAYYYSTYNAPDKVTTSQKEKVLILGGGPNRIGQGIEFDYCCVHAAFALKDLGYETIMINCNPETVSTDYDTSDKLYFEPLTVEDVLSIYEKERPIGAIVQFGGQTPLNIAAQLQEAGVRILGTVPEVIDQAEDRDQFRKMMEKLAIPMPQAGMASTLEEAWAVAETIGYPVMVRPSYVLGGRGMEIVFDEEQLREYVAAAVDITPERPILIDKFLENAIEAEADAVSDGSHAFVPAVMEHIELAGIHSGDSACVIPPLTIADHHLRTIIDYTQRIAQELHVVGLMNIQYAIAEDKVYVLEANPRASRTVPLVSKICNTPMAKLATELILADYTGEKTDIAANFKPAQITHYGVKEAVFPFDKFPEVDPVLGPEMRSTGEVLGMADSFGLAYFKAQEATHSPLPFSGTVLMSIAEQDRSSGLIETAREFLKLGFKIKATQGTRKFLQDHGIEAEFIHKIEEGRPNIPDGIMNGEIQLVINTPIGKRSLKDDSYIRKTAIKYKIPYITTTPAALASAKGIAASQEAAANKTVVKSLQKYHGEIM, encoded by the coding sequence ATGCCCAAGAGAGAAGATATTAAGAAGATAATGATCATCGGTTCCGGCCCCATCGTCATCGGGCAGGCTGCCGAATTTGACTATTCAGGGACCCAGGCCTGCAAAGCCCTCAAAAATCTGGGTTATGAAGTGGTGTTGGTGAACTCCAATCCCGCCACCATTATGACGGACGCCGGTACCGCCGACGCCACCTACATCGAGCCTCTCAATGTCCAGAGAATCACCGAGATCATCGAGAAAGAACGCCCCGATGCCCTCCTGCCTAATTTAGGGGGACAATCCGGGCTTAATCTGAGTTCCGAGCTGGCCAAAGCAGGGGTTCTCGATCACTATGGCGTGAAAGTCATCGGGGTACAGCTGGATGCCATCGAGCGTGGGGAAGACCGCATCGCCTTCAAAGAAACCATGGAACGCCTGGGTATTGACATGCCCCAAAGCAGCCCCGCTTATACCGTGGAAGAAGCCGAGAGAATCGCCCAGGAGCTGGGCTATCCTGTGGTGATCCGCCCCGCCTATACCTTGGGAGGCACCGGAGGCGGCCTGGTCTACAACGTAGAGGAATTAAGAACCATCGTGAACCGGGGCATCTCGGCCAGCATGATCGGGCAGGTTCTTGTCGAAGAATCCGTCCTGGGCTGGGAAGAGCTGGAACTGGAAGTGGTCCGGGACTCCAAAAATCAAATGATCACCGTCTGCTTTATTGAAAACATCGATGCCATTGGCGTCCATACCGGGGATTCCTTTTGCAGCGCTCCCATGCTGACCATCTCTCAGGATCTTCAGAAGAGACTTCAGAAGTACGCTTACTCCATCGTGGAAGCCATCGAAGTCATCGGCGGAACCAATGTGCAATTCGCCCATGATCCCAAGACAGACCGGGTGGTGATCATCGAGATCAACCCCCGTACCTCCCGCTCCTCCGCCCTGGCTTCCAAAGCCACCGGGTTCCCCATTGCCCTGATCTCTTCCCTGCTGGCCGCCGGTCTGACCCTGGATGAAATCCCCTACTGGCGGGAAGGAACCCTGGATAAATATACTCCCTGGGGTGACTATGTAGTGATCAAGTTCGCCCGCTGGGCCTTTGAAAAGTTCAAGGGTGTGGAAGACAAACTGGGGACCCAGATGCGGGCCGTAGGTGAAGTCATGAGCATCGGCAAAAACTATAAAGAGGCCTTCCAAAAAGCCATTCGCTCTCTGGAAATAGGCCGTTACGGCTTAGGCTTTGCCAAAGATTTTAATGCCAAGACCCTTCCCGAGCTTCTGGAGCTGTTGAAGACCCCCACCAGTGAACGGCATTTTATGATGTACGAGGCCCTCCGCCAAGGGGCTGACCCGGCGGATCTTGCCGCCATCACCTATGTTAAGACCTGGTTTATTGAGCAGATGAAGGAACTGGTGGACCTGGAAGAAAAGATCCTGAAGCATCAGGGCCGGGAACTCCCCGCCGAACTCCTGATTCAAGCCAAAAAGGACGGTTTTGCCGACCGCTATCTGGCGCAGCTCTTAGCCAGCTCGGAAACCGAAGTCCGCCGGCAGCGCCTCGGACTGGGGTTGACCCAGGCCTGGGATGCCGTTCCTGTAAGCGGAGTTAACAACGCCGCCTATTATTACTCCACCTATAATGCCCCGGACAAGGTCACCACCAGTCAGAAGGAAAAGGTCCTCATCCTGGGCGGCGGCCCCAACCGCATCGGCCAGGGCATCGAATTTGACTACTGCTGTGTTCATGCCGCTTTCGCCTTAAAGGACCTGGGCTATGAAACCATCATGATTAACTGCAACCCTGAGACCGTATCCACTGATTATGACACCTCGGATAAGCTCTATTTCGAGCCCCTGACTGTGGAAGATGTCTTAAGCATCTATGAAAAAGAACGCCCCATCGGCGCCATCGTTCAATTCGGAGGTCAAACACCCCTGAATATCGCCGCCCAGCTCCAGGAGGCCGGGGTAAGAATCCTTGGTACCGTACCGGAAGTCATCGACCAGGCCGAAGACCGGGATCAGTTCCGCAAAATGATGGAAAAGCTGGCTATCCCCATGCCCCAGGCAGGTATGGCCAGTACCCTTGAGGAAGCTTGGGCCGTGGCGGAGACCATCGGTTATCCCGTCATGGTTCGTCCTTCCTATGTCCTGGGGGGCCGGGGCATGGAGATTGTCTTTGATGAAGAGCAATTGCGGGAGTATGTGGCCGCCGCCGTGGACATCACTCCGGAACGCCCCATTCTTATTGATAAGTTTCTGGAAAATGCCATTGAAGCAGAGGCCGACGCCGTCTCGGACGGTAGCCATGCTTTCGTTCCTGCCGTCATGGAGCACATCGAGCTGGCAGGGATCCATTCCGGAGACAGTGCCTGCGTCATTCCCCCTCTGACCATTGCCGATCACCATTTGCGCACCATTATCGATTATACCCAGCGGATTGCCCAGGAACTTCATGTGGTAGGACTCATGAATATCCAGTACGCCATCGCTGAGGATAAGGTCTACGTCCTGGAAGCCAACCCCAGAGCTTCCCGTACCGTACCTCTGGTCTCGAAAATCTGCAATACCCCTATGGCCAAGCTGGCCACGGAGTTGATTCTGGCTGATTACACCGGGGAAAAGACGGATATCGCAGCAAACTTTAAGCCTGCTCAGATCACCCATTACGGTGTCAAAGAAGCGGTCTTCCCCTTTGACAAATTCCCTGAAGTGGATCCCGTCCTCGGCCCGGAAATGCGTTCCACCGGAGAGGTTCTGGGCATGGCAGATTCCTTCGGTCTGGCCTATTTCAAAGCCCAGGAAGCAACCCACTCCCCCCTGCCCTTCAGCGGAACCGTGCTTATGAGTATTGCCGAACAGGACCGCTCTTCAGGGTTAATCGAAACCGCCCGGGAATTTCTCAAGCTGGGCTTTAAGATCAAGGCCACTCAGGGGACCCGGAAATTCCTTCAGGATCATGGCATTGAAGCCGAATTCATCCACAAAATCGAGGAAGGCCGTCCCAATATCCCCGATGGTATCATGAACGGCGAGATCCAATTGGTCATTAACACTCCTATCGGCAAACGCAGTCTCAAAGATGATTCTTACATCCGCAAAACCGCCATTAAGTACAAGATCCCTTATATCACCACCACCCCCGCCGCCTTAGCCAGTGCCAAAGGAATTGCCGCGTCTCAGGAGGCGGCTGCCAATAAGACCGTGGTTAAATCCTTGCAGAAATATCATGGTGAGATAATGTAA
- a CDS encoding anaerobic ribonucleoside triphosphate reductase — translation MITKIRKRDGREAPFNIEKIANAIFKAASATGGKDYQSSLLLAEEVVNYLEVNLHKKVPSVEEIQDAVEKILIERGHARTAKEFILYRAERTRVREMDTRLMKVYEELTFKEAKDNDMKRENANIDGDTAMGTMLRYGSEGAKQFNEMFVLKPEHSKAHKEGDIHIHDMDFLTLTTTCCQIDIIKLFKEGFGTGHGFLREPNDIQSYSALACIAIQSNQNDQHGGQSIPNFDYGMAPGVAKTYIKLYRQNLLKACELLIHQDVDQEELEAHLKDVFIALVNQGGPTPTLSPDPDYFEQEAALLLTLPNLNLDRPTIRKAQEFAVKKALAETDKKTYQAMEALVHNLNTMHSRAGAQIPFSSLNYGTDTTPEGRMVVKNLLLATEAGLGNGETPIFPIHIFKVKEGINYNPSDPNYDLFQLACRVSAKRLFPNFSFIDAPFNLQYYVPGRPETEIAYMGCRTRVIGNIYDTSRETIFGRGNLSFTTINLPRLALKSHQNRTEFFAMLDEKIDLIINQLLERFEIQARKKVKNFPFLMGQGIWLDSDQLGWDDEIREVLKHGTLSMGFIGLAECLMVLTGQHHGESEEARELGLEIVQQLRRRMDEAGREYGLNFSLLATPAEGLSGRFIKMDQELFGSIPGITDKEYYTNSFHIPVSFPISAFHKIRIEAPYHELTNAGHITYVEVDGDPTQNLEAFEKIVRCMKESGIGFGAVNHPVDRDPVCGYTGIIGNECPRCGREESSTPFERIRRITGYLVGTLDRFNDAKKAEVRDRIKHLNCLDFSFAEKGLL, via the coding sequence TTGATTACTAAGATTCGCAAGCGCGACGGACGGGAAGCTCCTTTTAACATTGAAAAAATAGCCAACGCTATCTTTAAGGCGGCCAGTGCCACGGGAGGCAAGGACTATCAATCCTCTCTCCTTCTTGCTGAAGAAGTGGTCAACTACCTTGAGGTTAACCTACATAAAAAAGTCCCCTCTGTGGAAGAAATTCAGGATGCTGTGGAAAAGATCCTGATCGAAAGAGGCCACGCCCGCACAGCCAAAGAATTCATTCTCTATCGGGCGGAACGGACCCGTGTCCGGGAAATGGATACCCGGCTTATGAAGGTCTATGAGGAGCTGACTTTTAAAGAAGCCAAAGACAATGATATGAAGCGGGAAAATGCCAACATTGACGGAGATACCGCCATGGGCACCATGCTGCGCTACGGCTCCGAAGGAGCTAAACAGTTTAATGAGATGTTTGTCCTAAAGCCCGAACACTCTAAAGCCCACAAAGAAGGGGATATTCACATCCATGATATGGATTTTCTCACCCTCACCACCACCTGCTGCCAGATCGATATTATAAAACTTTTCAAAGAGGGCTTTGGGACCGGCCACGGCTTCTTAAGAGAACCTAACGATATCCAGAGCTACAGCGCTTTGGCTTGTATCGCTATCCAATCCAACCAAAACGACCAACACGGCGGCCAAAGCATTCCTAATTTTGATTACGGTATGGCTCCGGGAGTAGCCAAAACCTATATTAAGCTTTACAGGCAAAACCTGCTTAAAGCCTGCGAGCTTTTAATCCATCAGGATGTGGATCAGGAGGAGCTGGAAGCCCATCTCAAAGATGTATTCATCGCCCTTGTCAACCAAGGCGGGCCTACACCCACCCTTTCCCCTGATCCGGACTATTTTGAACAGGAAGCCGCACTGCTTCTAACCCTTCCTAACCTTAATCTGGATAGGCCTACCATCCGCAAAGCCCAAGAGTTTGCTGTCAAAAAAGCTCTCGCCGAGACGGATAAAAAAACTTATCAGGCTATGGAAGCCCTGGTCCATAACCTCAATACCATGCACAGCCGTGCCGGAGCCCAAATTCCCTTCAGCTCCCTCAATTATGGCACGGACACCACCCCGGAAGGCCGTATGGTGGTCAAAAACCTGCTCCTGGCCACAGAAGCAGGTCTGGGCAATGGCGAGACCCCTATCTTCCCTATCCATATCTTCAAAGTGAAAGAAGGGATTAATTATAATCCCAGTGATCCTAACTACGATTTATTCCAGCTGGCCTGCCGGGTCAGTGCCAAAAGACTCTTCCCCAACTTCTCCTTTATTGATGCTCCCTTTAACCTGCAGTACTATGTCCCGGGCAGGCCTGAGACGGAGATTGCCTACATGGGCTGCCGCACCAGGGTTATCGGCAATATTTATGACACTTCCCGGGAAACCATCTTTGGACGGGGAAATCTCAGCTTCACCACCATTAACCTCCCCCGTCTTGCCCTGAAAAGCCACCAAAACCGCACTGAATTCTTCGCCATGCTGGATGAGAAAATCGACCTGATTATCAACCAGCTCCTGGAACGTTTTGAAATTCAAGCCCGTAAAAAAGTCAAGAACTTTCCCTTTCTCATGGGACAAGGGATCTGGCTGGATTCCGACCAACTGGGCTGGGATGATGAAATTCGCGAAGTGCTGAAGCACGGCACCCTTTCCATGGGCTTTATCGGACTGGCTGAATGCCTTATGGTTTTAACTGGGCAGCATCACGGGGAATCGGAAGAGGCACGGGAGCTGGGACTGGAGATTGTTCAACAGCTGCGCCGACGCATGGATGAAGCAGGACGGGAATACGGGCTGAATTTCTCTCTCTTAGCCACTCCTGCCGAAGGCCTCTCCGGTCGCTTCATCAAAATGGATCAGGAGCTTTTCGGCAGCATCCCCGGTATCACGGACAAAGAATACTACACCAACAGCTTCCATATCCCCGTCAGTTTCCCCATCAGCGCCTTTCACAAAATCAGGATTGAAGCTCCCTATCATGAGCTGACCAACGCCGGCCATATCACTTATGTGGAGGTCGATGGTGATCCCACTCAAAATCTGGAGGCTTTTGAGAAAATTGTCCGTTGCATGAAAGAATCCGGCATCGGCTTCGGCGCCGTCAATCATCCTGTGGATCGGGATCCCGTCTGCGGATATACAGGAATCATCGGCAACGAATGCCCTCGCTGCGGCCGCGAGGAAAGCTCCACCCCCTTTGAGCGCATCCGCCGCATCACAGGCTATCTGGTGGGAACCTTGGATCGCTTTAACGACGCCAAAAAAGCCGAAGTCCGGGATCGGATTAAACACCTGAATTGCCTTGACTT